The following proteins come from a genomic window of Nocardioides albertanoniae:
- the ruvX gene encoding Holliday junction resolvase RuvX yields the protein MRHGVRLGLDPGDARIGVARSDPTGFLATPLETVKKGRGDLARLQAIVAEIGEESTMLEIVVGLPRSLKGGENPATAKVRDFAASLARRVAPVPVRLIDERLTTVSAEAMLRDRGRKGQDRRAVVDMAAAVVILQHALDSERASGAAPGEIVEVGHE from the coding sequence ATGCGCCACGGCGTCCGGCTCGGCCTCGACCCGGGGGATGCTCGCATCGGCGTCGCCAGGAGCGACCCCACGGGGTTCCTGGCGACGCCGCTCGAGACGGTCAAGAAGGGCCGCGGTGACCTCGCTCGTCTGCAGGCGATCGTCGCCGAGATCGGTGAGGAGTCGACGATGCTCGAGATCGTCGTCGGGCTGCCCCGCTCCCTCAAGGGAGGCGAGAATCCGGCGACTGCTAAGGTCCGGGACTTCGCCGCGTCGTTGGCGCGGCGGGTGGCCCCGGTGCCGGTGCGGCTCATCGACGAGCGACTCACCACCGTCTCTGCGGAGGCTATGCTCCGTGACCGGGGGCGCAAGGGACAGGACCGCCGAGCAGTCGTCGACATGGCCGCGGCGGTCGTGATCCTGCAACACGCATTGGACAGTGAGCGCGCTTCGGGGGCCGCGCCTGGAGAGATCGTTGAGGTCGGTCATGAGTGA
- the mltG gene encoding endolytic transglycosylase MltG, which translates to MSDRYNTPNPRDPRRPGPGARPGPYGRDPRGYPSRAQDPRQLPPQQQGQQRPPMPGQMPGQQPPMQPGLRPPPRPGRAAAPHPGLGTPPPGYAQAVPPRRSDYGGPAYQQHPGFLDGGPGFPEQQEPYFEGKPPKRKRRFGGCLAVLVALAVILGGVYVAGDRAIDYIKDKVAPPADYAGPGTDPVSFEVHQGDSVSAVGRNLKDAGVVESVDAFIDAANTEGLSVQVGFYPLKKEMKSADVVEILANPDNIDTVNLTITEGSRAKAIYKALAKKTGKKPAEFKKAAEDTEGIGLPDYAGGNVEGYLFPATYAFPPDATPTEMLAMMVDRWEQALGDNDIEARAKQLKCGDGKTCTPEQIMTVASLVQAEGRGTDMPKIARVIYNRLDPKVDDGATNGTLGIDASNAYGVNKSGTTALTPAELAKDTDYDTRRKSGLPPTPIGSPGDEAIEAALKPAEGDWLFYVTVNLKTGKTKFAKTHDEFLKYKADYEAYCKKSEAC; encoded by the coding sequence ATGAGTGACAGGTACAACACCCCGAACCCACGCGACCCTCGTCGTCCCGGGCCCGGGGCACGCCCTGGGCCGTACGGCCGCGACCCACGCGGTTACCCGTCTCGCGCGCAGGACCCGCGGCAGCTGCCGCCCCAGCAGCAGGGTCAGCAGCGTCCGCCGATGCCGGGCCAGATGCCGGGCCAGCAGCCGCCCATGCAGCCTGGCCTGCGTCCGCCGCCGCGACCGGGCCGTGCTGCCGCGCCGCACCCCGGTCTCGGCACGCCTCCGCCCGGATACGCCCAGGCGGTGCCGCCCCGGCGATCCGACTACGGCGGACCCGCCTATCAGCAGCACCCCGGCTTCCTCGACGGCGGTCCCGGCTTTCCCGAGCAGCAGGAGCCCTACTTCGAGGGCAAGCCCCCCAAGCGCAAGCGCCGCTTCGGTGGCTGCCTCGCCGTGCTGGTGGCGCTGGCGGTCATCCTCGGTGGGGTCTACGTCGCCGGCGACCGTGCGATCGACTACATCAAGGACAAGGTCGCCCCGCCGGCCGACTATGCCGGACCCGGCACCGACCCGGTCTCCTTCGAGGTGCACCAGGGTGACTCGGTCTCGGCGGTCGGCCGCAACCTGAAGGATGCGGGTGTGGTGGAGTCGGTCGACGCCTTCATCGACGCCGCCAACACCGAAGGGCTCAGCGTGCAGGTCGGCTTCTACCCGTTGAAGAAGGAGATGAAGTCGGCCGACGTCGTCGAGATCCTCGCCAACCCCGACAACATCGACACCGTCAACCTCACCATCACCGAGGGGTCCCGCGCCAAGGCGATCTACAAGGCCCTGGCGAAGAAGACCGGCAAGAAGCCTGCGGAGTTCAAGAAGGCCGCGGAGGACACCGAGGGCATCGGGCTGCCCGACTACGCGGGCGGCAACGTCGAGGGTTATCTCTTCCCCGCGACGTACGCCTTCCCGCCCGACGCGACGCCGACCGAGATGCTCGCGATGATGGTCGACCGGTGGGAGCAGGCGCTCGGCGACAACGACATCGAGGCGCGCGCCAAGCAGCTCAAGTGCGGCGATGGCAAGACGTGCACACCGGAGCAGATCATGACCGTGGCCTCGCTCGTGCAGGCCGAGGGGAGGGGCACGGACATGCCCAAGATCGCCCGGGTGATCTACAACCGGCTCGACCCGAAGGTCGACGACGGGGCGACCAACGGCACCCTCGGGATCGACGCCTCCAACGCCTACGGCGTGAACAAGTCCGGCACGACCGCGCTCACCCCGGCCGAGCTGGCCAAGGACACCGACTACGACACCCGACGGAAGTCCGGCCTCCCGCCGACCCCGATCGGGTCGCCCGGTGACGAGGCCATCGAGGCGGCGCTGAAGCCGGCCGAGGGCGACTGGCTCTTCTACGTCACGGTCAACCTCAAGACCGGCAAGACGAAGTTCGCCAAGACCCATGACGAGTTCTTGAAGTACAAGGCGGACTACGAGGCCTACTGCAAGAAGTCCGAGGCCTGCTGA
- a CDS encoding shikimate dehydrogenase, which produces MKCAVLGDPIDHSLSPVLHRAAYAELEMSEWSYTSTRVAAGALASHVESLGGDWPPSRWRGLSVTMPLKREAFELARSVSPRARLVGAVNTLVRSSHGWVGDNTDLPGAVAAIRERAGAEAACASGVILGAGATAASTGLALAELGASRITLLARNPGAAGETIEMISRHPSKPIVSVLSLDSAAPDSVSGGVDAVVSTIPAKAQTAEVVARWASAPVVFDVVYDPWPSPLLEATSGVAVSGLDLLVHQAGLQFELFTGRPAPLAAMRAAGEKALGITEPSPA; this is translated from the coding sequence ATGAAGTGTGCTGTCCTGGGTGATCCGATCGATCACTCGCTCTCCCCGGTGCTCCACCGCGCGGCGTACGCCGAGCTGGAGATGTCGGAGTGGTCCTACACCTCGACCCGGGTGGCTGCCGGGGCGCTGGCCTCGCACGTCGAGAGCCTCGGTGGCGACTGGCCGCCGAGCAGGTGGCGTGGCCTGTCGGTGACGATGCCGCTCAAGCGCGAGGCCTTCGAGCTGGCGCGGTCGGTCTCGCCGCGGGCGCGGCTCGTGGGTGCGGTCAACACGCTGGTGCGCTCCTCGCACGGCTGGGTGGGCGACAACACCGACCTTCCCGGCGCGGTCGCCGCGATCCGGGAGCGAGCGGGGGCCGAGGCCGCGTGTGCCTCCGGGGTGATCCTGGGCGCGGGCGCGACCGCAGCATCGACCGGGCTCGCGCTGGCCGAGCTCGGTGCCTCGCGGATCACGCTGCTGGCCCGCAACCCGGGCGCGGCGGGCGAGACGATCGAGATGATCTCGCGCCACCCGAGCAAGCCGATCGTCTCGGTGCTGTCGCTGGACTCGGCCGCGCCCGACTCCGTGTCCGGCGGCGTCGACGCCGTCGTGTCCACGATCCCGGCCAAGGCGCAGACCGCCGAGGTCGTGGCCCGCTGGGCGAGCGCTCCGGTGGTCTTCGACGTCGTCTACGACCCCTGGCCCTCGCCGCTGCTGGAGGCCACCTCCGGGGTGGCGGTCAGCGGCCTGGACCTGCTCGTGCACCAGGCGGGTCTGCAGTTCGAGCTGTTCACCGGGCGCCCCGCGCCGCTGGCCGCGATGCGGGCGGCGGGGGAGAAGGCGCTGGGCATCACGGAGCCCTCTCCGGCATGA
- a CDS encoding prepilin peptidase translates to MSPAAVVLVSAAVAGLLAAGLPAFLCRLPEPADPPATSYRELAGWPPLVPLAVSVSAGVAALLAWGVEPSRLMIALAPLVPVLVMLAYVDWRVQRLPKMPILAATTAGLVLAGAEWLWVRETEVLRAVVGLALARSVFWLLWRLAPRAMGFGDVRLAAVVGLVLGRLGWDALALGLWAGLVIFGVWGVARALARGSRSAMREPLAYGPFMIVGMLVGVLVVSR, encoded by the coding sequence ATGAGCCCTGCGGCGGTCGTGCTGGTGAGTGCGGCCGTCGCCGGCCTGCTCGCCGCGGGGCTGCCTGCCTTCCTGTGCCGGCTCCCCGAGCCGGCCGATCCGCCCGCGACCTCCTACCGCGAGCTCGCCGGGTGGCCACCGCTCGTGCCGCTGGCGGTCTCGGTCTCTGCCGGCGTCGCGGCCCTGCTCGCCTGGGGCGTGGAGCCGTCGCGGCTGATGATCGCCCTGGCACCGCTGGTTCCGGTGCTGGTCATGCTGGCCTACGTCGACTGGCGGGTGCAGCGGCTGCCCAAGATGCCGATCCTGGCGGCCACCACGGCCGGGCTGGTGCTGGCCGGCGCGGAGTGGCTGTGGGTGCGCGAGACCGAGGTGCTGCGCGCGGTGGTCGGGCTCGCCCTGGCCCGCTCCGTGTTCTGGCTGCTGTGGCGGTTGGCGCCGCGGGCGATGGGCTTCGGCGACGTACGCCTGGCTGCTGTGGTCGGCCTGGTCCTCGGCCGTCTCGGATGGGACGCGCTGGCGCTCGGGCTCTGGGCCGGCTTGGTGATCTTCGGCGTCTGGGGCGTCGCCCGGGCGCTCGCGCGAGGCTCGCGGTCGGCGATGCGCGAGCCTCTGGCGTACGGGCCGTTCATGATCGTCGGGATGCTCGTCGGCGTGCTCGTCGTCTCGCGCTGA
- the aroC gene encoding chorismate synthase, whose product MLRWLTAGESHGPSLTAVMEGLPAHVRITSDDIAGALARRRLGYGRGARMKFEQDQVRITGGVRHGESQGGPVAIEVGNTEWPKWETVMASDPVEPEVLEKQARNAPLTRPRPGHADLVGMQKYDFDDARPILERASARETAARVALGAVASAFLEQAIGVRLVSHVLEIGGVRTPGTDVPAPEDVSRLDEDPVRVLDPDGSKQMVARIDEAHKEGDTLGGVVEVVVHGLPPGLGSHVHWDRRLDARLAGALMGIQAIKGVEVGDGFELAATPGSKAHDEIVPSDDGIRRTSGRSGGTEGGMSTGEILRVRAAMKPIATVPRALRTVDTATGEEAVAHHQRSDVCAVPAAGVVAEAMVALVLAEAALEKFGGDSVAETARNATAYLENLRLR is encoded by the coding sequence ATGTTGCGTTGGCTCACTGCGGGCGAGTCCCACGGTCCGTCGTTGACGGCCGTGATGGAGGGTCTGCCCGCCCATGTCCGGATCACCTCTGACGACATCGCCGGTGCGTTGGCGCGGCGCCGGCTCGGCTACGGCCGCGGCGCCCGGATGAAGTTCGAGCAGGACCAGGTGCGGATCACCGGGGGCGTGCGCCACGGGGAGTCGCAGGGTGGGCCGGTCGCGATCGAGGTCGGCAACACCGAGTGGCCCAAGTGGGAGACCGTGATGGCCTCCGACCCCGTCGAGCCCGAGGTGCTCGAGAAGCAGGCGCGCAACGCCCCGCTGACGCGTCCGCGGCCCGGTCACGCCGACCTGGTCGGGATGCAGAAGTACGACTTCGACGACGCCCGCCCGATCCTGGAGCGCGCCTCGGCCCGCGAGACGGCGGCAAGGGTCGCGCTCGGCGCGGTCGCCTCGGCGTTCCTCGAGCAGGCGATCGGCGTACGCCTGGTCTCCCACGTGCTCGAGATCGGCGGCGTCCGTACGCCGGGCACCGACGTGCCCGCGCCCGAGGACGTCTCCCGGCTCGACGAGGATCCCGTGCGGGTGCTCGACCCCGACGGCTCCAAGCAGATGGTCGCCCGCATCGACGAGGCCCACAAGGAGGGCGACACCCTCGGCGGCGTCGTCGAGGTGGTCGTCCACGGGCTCCCGCCGGGGCTCGGCTCCCACGTGCACTGGGACCGTCGCCTCGACGCGCGTCTGGCCGGTGCGCTGATGGGCATCCAGGCGATCAAGGGAGTCGAGGTCGGCGACGGCTTCGAGCTCGCCGCGACGCCGGGCTCGAAGGCCCACGACGAGATCGTCCCTTCCGACGACGGCATCCGGCGCACCTCCGGGCGCTCCGGTGGCACCGAGGGCGGCATGTCGACCGGCGAGATCCTGCGCGTGCGCGCGGCGATGAAGCCGATCGCGACCGTGCCGCGAGCGCTGCGCACCGTCGACACGGCCACCGGTGAGGAGGCGGTCGCCCACCACCAGCGCTCCGACGTCTGCGCCGTGCCGGCGGCCGGTGTGGTCGCCGAGGCGATGGTCGCGCTCGTGCTGGCCGAGGCGGCGCTGGAGAAGTTCGGCGGCGACTCGGTCGCCGAGACGGCGCGCAACGCCACGGCCTACCTCGAGAACCTGAGGCTTCGATGA
- a CDS encoding shikimate kinase: MTSQGVRPAVVLVGPMGAGKSTVGALLATRLGVALRDTDEDIAKAAGKSVQDIFVDEGEAHFREVEADAVAAALAEHDGVVSLGGGAVLADQTRILLKEHTVVYLRVGVADAVKRVGLGSGRPMLLGNVRGRIKTLLEERAPIYESMASFVVDTDNRPATEVADEIAAVFGEQKTEEDR, from the coding sequence ATGACGTCGCAGGGTGTGCGCCCGGCCGTCGTGCTCGTCGGCCCGATGGGTGCCGGGAAGTCGACCGTCGGCGCGCTGCTCGCCACGCGTCTCGGGGTGGCGCTGCGCGACACCGACGAGGACATCGCGAAGGCGGCCGGCAAGAGCGTCCAGGACATCTTCGTCGACGAGGGCGAGGCCCACTTCCGTGAGGTCGAGGCCGACGCCGTCGCCGCGGCGCTCGCCGAGCACGACGGTGTCGTATCCCTCGGTGGTGGTGCCGTGCTGGCCGATCAGACCCGGATCCTGCTCAAGGAGCACACCGTGGTCTACCTGCGGGTCGGCGTCGCGGACGCGGTCAAGCGTGTCGGGCTCGGTTCGGGGCGGCCGATGCTGCTGGGCAACGTACGCGGCCGCATCAAGACGCTCCTGGAGGAGCGCGCGCCGATCTATGAGTCGATGGCGAGCTTCGTCGTCGACACCGACAACCGGCCGGCGACCGAGGTCGCCGACGAGATCGCCGCGGTGTTCGGCGAGCAGAAGACGGAAGAGGATCGATGA
- the aroB gene encoding 3-dehydroquinate synthase has translation MNETVIRVESAAAYDVVIGTALAARLPDLLGDKVQRVAFLYAAELAEQAEPILEALLKHYDVLGLGLPSGEDQKTVAVAADCWEALGEKGFTRSDAVVTFGGGATTDLGGFVAAGWLRGVRVVHIPTTVLATVDAAVGGKTGVNTAAGKNLVGAFHEPAGVLCDLALLGTLPREDLVAGLGEVVKCGFIADPEILRLIEATDEITAASPVLPELIERAIRVKAEVVAADLKETGGSDGHPGRETLNYGHTLAHALEKHSGFSIRHGDAVAVGCVYAAELARLAGVLSDEVAARHAPAFAKVGLPTTVKELGLEAGFDDLIGAMRVDKKARGSVLRFLVLHDLAVPRILTGPTEEQLREAYAAVSV, from the coding sequence ATGAACGAGACCGTCATCCGGGTGGAGAGTGCCGCTGCCTACGACGTGGTCATCGGCACCGCGCTCGCCGCGCGTCTGCCTGACCTCCTGGGCGACAAGGTGCAGCGGGTCGCGTTCCTCTACGCCGCCGAGCTCGCCGAGCAGGCCGAGCCGATCCTCGAGGCGCTGCTCAAGCACTACGACGTGCTCGGCCTGGGTCTGCCCAGCGGTGAGGACCAGAAGACCGTCGCGGTCGCCGCCGACTGCTGGGAGGCGCTGGGGGAGAAGGGCTTCACCCGCTCCGACGCGGTCGTCACCTTCGGCGGCGGCGCGACCACCGACCTCGGTGGGTTCGTCGCGGCCGGCTGGCTGCGCGGCGTACGCGTCGTGCACATCCCGACCACCGTGCTCGCCACGGTCGACGCCGCGGTCGGCGGCAAGACCGGCGTCAACACCGCCGCCGGCAAGAACCTGGTCGGCGCGTTCCACGAGCCTGCCGGCGTGCTGTGCGACCTCGCGCTGCTCGGCACCCTTCCTCGGGAGGACCTGGTCGCGGGGCTCGGTGAGGTCGTCAAGTGCGGTTTCATCGCCGACCCGGAGATCCTGCGTCTGATCGAGGCGACGGACGAGATCACCGCCGCCTCGCCGGTCCTTCCCGAGCTGATCGAGCGTGCGATCCGGGTCAAGGCCGAGGTGGTCGCCGCCGACCTGAAGGAGACCGGCGGCTCCGATGGCCACCCCGGCCGCGAGACGCTCAACTACGGACACACGCTCGCGCACGCGCTCGAGAAGCACTCCGGCTTCTCGATCCGCCACGGCGACGCCGTCGCCGTCGGCTGCGTCTACGCCGCCGAGCTCGCCCGCCTCGCCGGGGTGCTCTCCGACGAGGTCGCCGCCCGGCACGCGCCCGCCTTCGCCAAGGTCGGCCTGCCGACCACGGTCAAGGAGCTCGGCCTCGAGGCCGGCTTCGACGACCTCATCGGCGCCATGCGGGTCGACAAGAAGGCCCGCGGCTCCGTGCTCCGCTTCCTCGTGCTCCACGACCTCGCCGTCCCGCGCATCCTCACCGGGCCGACCGAGGAGCAGCTGCGCGAGGCGTACGCGGCCGTGTCTGTCTAG
- a CDS encoding acyl-CoA dehydrogenase family protein: MRRTVYTEDHQSFRETIRSFIEKEVVPVYDEWYEAGIVPHDFYLKLGELGVWGIQVPEEFGGAGIESFKYSAIMTEELSRAGVSFGGSSTHVGLCLPYLLKLATKEQMERWMPGFVSGEEMWAIAMTEPGTGSDLAGMTTNAKLTDDGRHYVLNGAKTFITGGVNADRVIVCARTAPSTPEDRRAGITLLAVDTKLAGYEVGRKLDKLGLKVSDTAELSFTDVLVPVEDVLGEVGKGFSYLGQNLPVERLGIAVGAYAQAAAAVEFAKAYVAERKVFGTAVASFQNTKFELAACKAEVDAAQAVVDRAIEAEDLGELSAAEAASAKLFCTEVAHRVVDRCLQLHGGYGYMNEYPIARLYADNRVNRIYGGTSEVMKLIIAKDMGL; this comes from the coding sequence ATGCGCCGAACCGTCTACACCGAAGACCACCAGTCCTTCCGCGAGACCATCCGCTCCTTCATCGAGAAGGAGGTCGTGCCCGTCTACGACGAGTGGTACGAAGCCGGCATCGTCCCCCACGACTTCTATCTCAAGCTGGGCGAGCTCGGTGTGTGGGGCATCCAGGTGCCCGAGGAGTTCGGCGGGGCCGGGATCGAGTCGTTCAAGTATTCGGCGATCATGACCGAGGAGCTCTCCCGCGCCGGTGTCTCCTTCGGCGGGTCGAGCACCCACGTCGGACTCTGCCTGCCCTACCTGCTCAAGCTCGCCACCAAGGAGCAGATGGAGCGCTGGATGCCGGGCTTCGTCTCCGGTGAGGAGATGTGGGCGATCGCGATGACCGAGCCGGGCACCGGCTCCGACCTGGCCGGCATGACGACCAACGCCAAGCTCACCGACGACGGTCGCCACTACGTGCTCAACGGCGCCAAGACGTTCATCACCGGCGGCGTCAACGCCGACCGGGTGATCGTCTGCGCCCGCACGGCGCCCTCCACCCCCGAGGACCGCCGGGCGGGCATCACGCTGCTCGCCGTCGACACCAAGCTGGCGGGCTACGAGGTCGGCCGCAAGCTCGACAAGCTCGGCCTGAAGGTCTCCGACACCGCCGAGCTCTCCTTCACCGATGTGCTGGTGCCGGTCGAGGACGTGCTCGGCGAGGTCGGCAAGGGCTTCTCCTACCTCGGCCAGAACCTCCCGGTCGAGCGTCTCGGCATCGCCGTCGGCGCCTACGCGCAGGCCGCTGCCGCGGTCGAGTTCGCCAAGGCGTACGTCGCCGAGCGCAAGGTCTTCGGCACCGCGGTCGCCTCGTTCCAGAACACCAAGTTCGAGCTGGCCGCGTGCAAGGCCGAGGTGGATGCGGCGCAGGCCGTCGTCGACCGTGCCATCGAGGCCGAGGACCTCGGCGAGCTCAGCGCCGCCGAGGCCGCCTCCGCCAAGCTGTTCTGCACCGAGGTCGCCCATCGCGTCGTCGACCGCTGCCTGCAGCTGCACGGCGGCTACGGCTACATGAACGAATACCCCATCGCCCGTCTCTACGCCGACAACCGCGTCAACCGCATCTACGGCGGCACCTCCGAGGTGATGAAGCTGATCATCGCCAAAGACATGGGTCTGTGA
- a CDS encoding TetR/AcrR family transcriptional regulator, whose protein sequence is MNEVRTGTQARGDRSRARLLDAAVQAFSAKGFHGTSTRDIATAAGLSPAAVYVHHRSKEELLHAIAMRGHEVILEALTEAVRADGTPAERVAAAVRTYVLFHARSHTTARVINYELAALTDEHIREVAGLRRAIDTVMREVVEEGVRSGDFDTPDPAKTATALLSLGIDLARWYRDGGTWTPESLADFYADLALRAVGARP, encoded by the coding sequence ATGAACGAGGTACGCACCGGCACCCAGGCCCGCGGCGACCGGAGCCGTGCCCGTCTGCTCGACGCCGCGGTGCAGGCCTTCTCCGCCAAGGGCTTCCACGGCACCAGCACCCGCGACATCGCCACCGCGGCTGGGTTGAGCCCGGCGGCCGTCTACGTGCACCACCGCTCGAAGGAGGAGCTGCTGCACGCGATCGCGATGCGTGGGCACGAGGTGATCCTCGAGGCGCTCACCGAGGCGGTGCGCGCCGACGGCACCCCGGCCGAGCGGGTCGCGGCCGCCGTACGCACCTATGTGCTCTTCCACGCCCGCTCCCACACGACGGCCCGGGTGATCAACTACGAGCTCGCCGCGCTGACCGACGAGCACATCCGGGAGGTCGCGGGGCTGCGCCGCGCGATCGACACCGTCATGCGCGAGGTCGTCGAGGAAGGCGTACGCAGCGGCGACTTCGACACCCCCGACCCCGCCAAGACCGCCACCGCCCTGCTCTCCCTCGGCATCGACCTGGCCCGGTGGTATCGCGACGGCGGCACCTGGACCCCCGAGTCGCTCGCCGACTTCTATGCCGACCTCGCGCTCCGCGCCGTCGGCGCCCGCCCCTGA
- a CDS encoding type II 3-dehydroquinate dehydratase, translating to MSKQVLVLNGPNLGRLGKRQPEIYGHTTFDELAAMCVEWGRGLGFTVDVRQTNHEGDMVDWLNAAADNGTPVVLNAAAWTHYSYAIYDACAQLSAPLIEVHISDPTRRPEVFRHTSVITEHAAAVVAGKGIDGYREALEILAREPGNN from the coding sequence GTGTCGAAGCAGGTCCTCGTCCTCAACGGCCCCAACCTCGGACGTCTCGGGAAGCGTCAGCCCGAGATCTACGGCCACACCACCTTCGACGAGCTCGCGGCGATGTGCGTCGAGTGGGGTCGTGGCCTCGGGTTCACGGTCGACGTACGCCAGACCAACCACGAGGGCGACATGGTCGACTGGCTCAACGCCGCGGCCGACAACGGCACCCCGGTGGTGCTCAACGCCGCCGCCTGGACCCACTACTCCTACGCGATCTACGACGCCTGTGCGCAGCTGAGCGCCCCGCTGATCGAGGTGCACATCTCCGACCCGACCCGGCGCCCCGAGGTGTTCCGCCACACCAGCGTGATCACCGAGCACGCCGCCGCGGTCGTCGCGGGCAAGGGCATCGACGGCTATCGTGAGGCGCTCGAGATCCTCGCCCGCGAGCCCGGCAACAACTGA
- the efp gene encoding elongation factor P yields MATTNDLKNGMVLKIEGQLWQVTEFQHVKPGKGPAFVRTKLRNVESGKNVDKTFNAGTKVETATVDRRSFQYLYNDGSNFVFMDVADFDQVEVTPEIIGDGAGFLLENQEVILATNEGRVLFVELPPSVELVISYTEPGVMGDSATGRTKPATLETGAEIQVPLFIEQGEKIKVDTREGGSYLSRVKG; encoded by the coding sequence ATGGCGACGACGAACGACCTCAAGAACGGCATGGTGCTGAAGATCGAGGGCCAGCTCTGGCAGGTCACCGAGTTTCAGCACGTGAAGCCCGGAAAGGGTCCGGCGTTCGTCCGCACCAAGCTCCGCAACGTCGAGTCGGGCAAGAACGTCGACAAGACCTTCAACGCCGGCACCAAGGTCGAGACCGCCACGGTCGACCGCCGCTCGTTCCAGTACCTCTACAACGACGGCTCCAACTTCGTCTTCATGGACGTCGCCGACTTCGACCAGGTCGAGGTCACCCCCGAGATCATCGGTGACGGTGCCGGCTTCCTGCTCGAGAACCAGGAGGTCATCCTGGCCACCAACGAGGGCCGCGTGCTCTTCGTCGAGCTGCCGCCGTCGGTCGAGCTGGTCATCTCCTACACCGAGCCCGGTGTCATGGGCGACTCGGCCACCGGCCGCACCAAGCCCGCCACCCTCGAGACCGGTGCCGAGATCCAGGTGCCGCTCTTTATCGAGCAGGGCGAGAAGATCAAGGTCGACACCCGCGAGGGCGGCTCCTACCTCTCCCGCGTCAAGGGCTGA
- the nusB gene encoding transcription antitermination factor NusB: protein MASHVATARSKARKRALDLLFAAEARDISAGDLLDQQIGEGQVPNNPFTVKLVRGVVADAERIDALISQFAKDWSLARMPAVDRNVLRVGVWEILDGDVAAEVAISEATALVTELSTDDSPSFVNGVLSAVAKDLATKH, encoded by the coding sequence ATGGCTAGTCACGTCGCCACCGCACGGTCCAAGGCGCGCAAGCGCGCCCTGGACCTGCTCTTCGCCGCCGAGGCGCGCGACATCTCCGCCGGCGACCTGCTCGACCAGCAGATCGGGGAGGGGCAGGTGCCCAACAACCCGTTCACGGTCAAGCTGGTCCGTGGTGTGGTCGCCGACGCGGAGCGGATCGACGCGCTGATCTCGCAGTTCGCCAAGGACTGGTCGCTGGCTCGCATGCCCGCGGTCGACCGCAACGTGCTCCGTGTCGGCGTCTGGGAGATCCTCGACGGAGACGTGGCCGCCGAGGTCGCGATCAGCGAGGCGACGGCCCTGGTGACCGAGCTGTCCACCGACGACTCGCCCTCCTTCGTCAACGGAGTGCTCTCCGCTGTCGCGAAGGACCTCGCGACCAAGCACTGA